In Candidatus Defluviibacterium haderslevense, the following are encoded in one genomic region:
- a CDS encoding C1 family peptidase, with translation MRLLFLILFVLVTTNIYSQGLVFDNDLYQKRILLKRDRSDKYPKSFSLKAYAPYVFAQQNSTCVAHAIAVARTIAFAYNRKLTDIKVVSANVFSPHWVYFRNKQLGDDNCSKGLNLENAINDLIVHGIPRLVSVEYKEYYPFTKTVLCNYYPDSYNNDTNEALKYKIDEVYRINDLDGIKLALSKGMPIVVGMLIPDSFTKSNSKLWIPTANDNLENSFGHSMVIVGYDDNAYGGSVEIMNSWGVNWGDHGFIRIKYSDFLKFTLGAYGFFEQFSLGSNHIIAKDTSYSKDLKLSKSIDLKSKSLYSKHLKDFEPSVK, from the coding sequence ATGAGATTATTATTTTTGATTTTATTTGTTCTGGTTACAACTAATATTTATAGTCAAGGTTTGGTTTTTGATAATGATTTATATCAAAAACGCATATTATTAAAAAGGGATAGGTCTGATAAATATCCAAAATCATTTTCATTAAAGGCATATGCTCCTTATGTTTTTGCACAACAAAATTCTACCTGCGTTGCACACGCTATTGCTGTTGCTAGAACTATTGCTTTTGCTTATAATAGAAAACTTACAGATATTAAAGTGGTTTCTGCTAATGTTTTTTCACCACATTGGGTTTATTTTAGAAATAAGCAATTGGGTGATGATAATTGTTCTAAAGGCTTAAATTTAGAAAATGCTATAAATGATCTGATTGTACATGGTATACCAAGGCTTGTATCGGTTGAATATAAGGAATATTATCCTTTTACGAAAACTGTTTTATGTAATTATTATCCAGATTCTTATAATAATGATACTAATGAAGCTTTAAAGTATAAAATTGATGAAGTTTACAGAATAAATGATTTAGATGGAATTAAACTTGCATTATCCAAGGGGATGCCTATTGTAGTTGGTATGTTGATTCCAGATTCTTTTACTAAATCCAATAGTAAGCTTTGGATACCTACTGCTAATGATAATCTTGAAAATTCATTTGGTCATTCTATGGTAATTGTGGGTTATGATGATAATGCTTATGGAGGATCTGTTGAGATAATGAACTCCTGGGGTGTTAACTGGGGGGATCATGGTTTTATTAGAATTAAATATTCTGACTTCTTAAAGTTTACATTAGGGGCATATGGTTTTTTTGAACAGTTTAGTTTGGGGAGTAATCATATTATTGCAAAAGATACTTCTTATTCTAAAGATCTTAAGCTTTCAAAATCAATTGATCTAAAAAGCAAGAGCTTGTATTCTAAGCATTTAAAGGACTTTGAACCTTCAGTCAAATAA
- a CDS encoding DUF805 domain-containing protein → MIKQLFSFNGRIGRLDYAFFFILFCFYFALFNAVIKHQGDELFDIVIILLYFPLLWIVLAKGAKRCHDVGLSGWCILIPFFCFALIFWKGKDPQSFK, encoded by the coding sequence ATGATCAAGCAACTTTTTTCTTTTAACGGTAGAATTGGTAGATTGGATTATGCCTTTTTTTTTATTTTGTTTTGTTTTTATTTTGCTCTTTTTAATGCAGTAATTAAACATCAGGGCGACGAATTATTTGATATTGTAATAATATTATTGTATTTTCCACTATTGTGGATTGTATTGGCAAAAGGAGCTAAAAGATGTCATGATGTGGGATTAAGTGGTTGGTGTATATTAATTCCATTCTTTTGTTTTGCATTGATATTTTGGAAAGGCAAGGATCCTCAATCTTTTAAGTAA
- a CDS encoding DUF5131 family protein codes for MNKTHIQWSDYSWNPWMGCRRVSAGCDNCYMHRILNNNNSSLVCKSFPSQFMKPYGIAGNQKIFTCSMSDFFIEEADPWRDEAWDIIRNTPQHTYLILTKRVGRIKHCLPADWGNGYPNVILGTSIEEQKVINRMVTLSKLKTPQSKFKLFISAEPLIGQIDFIANQKLINAFQKMDWIIAGGESGDAPVGTPGIKYCYRPCDLKWIKKIIDDCKQYNIPFFLKQVGNHLAKFHGLIDKKGGDINEWDPNYQIRQWP; via the coding sequence ATGAATAAAACACATATACAATGGTCTGATTACTCATGGAATCCATGGATGGGATGCAGAAGAGTATCTGCAGGATGTGACAATTGCTATATGCATAGAATATTGAATAACAATAATTCAAGTTTAGTATGTAAGTCATTCCCCTCACAATTTATGAAACCATATGGAATTGCAGGTAATCAGAAAATTTTCACTTGCAGTATGTCTGATTTTTTTATTGAAGAAGCAGATCCATGGAGAGATGAAGCATGGGATATAATTAGAAATACACCACAGCATACATATTTAATTCTTACAAAAAGGGTTGGAAGGATTAAACATTGCCTACCAGCAGATTGGGGAAATGGGTATCCAAATGTAATTCTAGGTACATCAATTGAAGAACAGAAAGTAATAAATAGAATGGTGACTTTATCTAAGCTTAAAACACCACAAAGTAAATTCAAACTGTTTATAAGTGCAGAACCATTGATAGGACAAATAGATTTCATTGCAAACCAAAAATTAATTAATGCTTTCCAGAAAATGGATTGGATTATTGCTGGTGGTGAGTCTGGTGATGCTCCAGTTGGGACTCCAGGTATAAAGTATTGTTATAGACCGTGTGATTTAAAATGGATCAAAAAAATCATTGATGATTGCAAGCAATATAATATACCATTTTTTTTGAAACAAGTAGGAAATCATCTAGCTAAATTTCATGGACTTATAGACAAAAAAGGTGGAGATATTAATGAATGGGATCCAAATTATCAAATAAGACAATGGCCATGA
- a CDS encoding helix-turn-helix domain-containing protein codes for MAENNLHKWVTLAQAQEILGIKRTKMFQLRKNHELKYAVDGHKVYVLRISIDEYLDRHMVVTDFTQLKKGGQHE; via the coding sequence ATGGCAGAAAATAATCTACATAAATGGGTAACTCTTGCCCAAGCACAAGAGATATTAGGCATTAAGAGAACTAAGATGTTTCAGTTACGTAAAAATCATGAATTGAAATATGCAGTTGATGGACATAAGGTGTATGTACTCAGAATAAGCATTGATGAATACTTAGATAGACATATGGTTGTAACTGATTTTACACAATTAAAAAAAGGAGGGCAACATGAATAA
- a CDS encoding tyrosine-type recombinase/integrase, which yields MSVIRFLLRTNKVNKSGLAPLRMIIASGKDRVEITVPSVKLKPDQWDDSKQKVKGHSIINSQLEGLKLKAEGEIHKRIVEGVKIKPTEIRDFLFGKISKTAVVTKPTAISYCEANFVKDLNLAYGTRKNYKAISKFISAFDKDVLLEDIDKEWLTKFNAWYIKNHTTVKSTIHAKIKCLKRIVNHGLDAGIVKTNKIRGFKVVKGSSQKKYLTIEEIKLLEHHLLTNPCDAKILKPFLFCIYTGMRYGDMVSLTMKSIKKEYHGQNIVYRLSYHMGKTGNLVNVELNKKAQSLINFTVSGDNVPIFGIIEETDLQKDKDHLSKRIESTNVIMNTRLKEICLSASLTRKFSWHESRHTFFCLGIQLGIGIETLKELGGHKSILMTSQYVQVVDNQKNKAALLYDTI from the coding sequence ATGTCAGTAATTAGATTTTTATTAAGAACAAACAAAGTAAACAAAAGTGGTTTAGCGCCTTTAAGGATGATAATAGCAAGTGGTAAAGACAGAGTTGAGATAACTGTACCATCTGTAAAATTAAAACCTGACCAATGGGATGATTCCAAACAAAAAGTAAAAGGACATAGTATTATAAACAGCCAACTAGAAGGGTTAAAATTGAAGGCTGAAGGAGAAATACATAAAAGAATTGTAGAAGGTGTAAAAATAAAACCAACAGAAATAAGAGATTTCCTCTTTGGCAAAATCTCCAAAACTGCTGTAGTAACAAAACCAACAGCTATATCATACTGTGAGGCAAACTTTGTTAAAGATTTAAATTTAGCTTATGGTACAAGAAAAAATTATAAAGCCATTTCAAAATTTATAAGTGCTTTTGATAAAGATGTACTTCTAGAAGATATAGATAAGGAGTGGTTAACAAAATTCAATGCTTGGTATATCAAAAATCATACAACAGTTAAAAGTACGATACATGCTAAAATTAAGTGCCTAAAGAGAATTGTTAATCATGGTTTAGATGCTGGTATTGTTAAAACCAATAAAATAAGAGGATTTAAAGTAGTTAAAGGTAGCTCACAAAAGAAGTATCTAACAATAGAAGAAATCAAGCTATTAGAACATCATTTGTTAACAAACCCATGTGATGCCAAAATACTAAAACCATTCCTATTCTGTATATATACAGGTATGAGGTATGGAGATATGGTAAGTTTAACAATGAAATCAATCAAAAAAGAATATCATGGCCAAAACATAGTTTATAGACTATCATATCATATGGGCAAAACTGGAAATCTGGTAAACGTTGAATTAAATAAAAAGGCTCAATCATTAATAAATTTCACAGTGTCTGGCGACAATGTGCCTATTTTTGGAATAATTGAAGAAACAGATCTACAAAAAGATAAAGATCATTTATCAAAGAGAATTGAAAGTACTAATGTAATTATGAATACAAGATTGAAAGAAATATGTCTATCTGCTAGTTTAACAAGAAAATTTAGTTGGCATGAAAGCAGACATACCTTCTTCTGTTTAGGCATTCAATTAGGTATTGGGATAGAAACATTAAAAGAACTTGGTGGTCATAAATCAATTTTAATGACTAGTCAATATGTTCAAGTTGTTGATAATCAAAAAAATAAAGCTGCATTACTATATGACACAATATAA
- a CDS encoding glutathione peroxidase codes for MMKYIFLLLALLIGATSFSQKPNMKTLHDFTAKTIDGKDFNFSSLKGKKVLIVNTASQCGYTPQYAELEALYKEFGGDQFTIIGFPSNDFGAQEPGTNEEIATFCTVNFGVTFPMMSKISVKGEDMVPLYHWLTSKAENGVADTEVKWNFQKYLIDEQGQWYAMVGYKESPKCEKILNWIKP; via the coding sequence ATGATGAAATACATCTTTTTACTCCTTGCTTTGTTGATAGGGGCAACTTCCTTTTCTCAAAAACCGAATATGAAAACACTGCATGATTTTACGGCCAAAACGATTGATGGCAAAGACTTTAATTTTAGTAGCCTTAAAGGCAAAAAGGTATTGATCGTAAATACGGCATCACAATGTGGATATACACCCCAATATGCTGAATTGGAAGCCTTGTATAAAGAATTCGGTGGTGACCAATTTACCATTATCGGATTCCCATCTAATGACTTTGGCGCTCAGGAACCTGGGACAAATGAAGAAATAGCCACATTTTGTACCGTGAATTTTGGGGTTACTTTTCCCATGATGTCTAAAATTTCAGTAAAAGGTGAAGACATGGTTCCGCTGTATCATTGGTTGACTTCCAAAGCTGAAAATGGGGTAGCGGATACCGAAGTCAAATGGAATTTTCAAAAATACCTTATTGATGAACAAGGACAATGGTATGCTATGGTTGGATATAAAGAAAGTCCAAAATGTGAGAAGATTTTAAACTGGATCAAACCATGA
- the rmuC gene encoding DNA recombination protein RmuC: protein MDENNKTNREELNKNMHLLSNSNIEQLEKINVQAKADYQLIRETLLSAFKGFQETFDQNIRSFNDLQREKFGLMDVKQNELVKSTETKLESIRVTVEEKLEKTLSDRLGQSFETVGKQLIEVQKGLGEMQTIATDVGGLKKVLSNVKLRGGVGEVQLALLLEQILAPSQYDANVRTKKGSNDPVEFAIKLPGRSEDESSFVYLPIDAKFPKDTYEHLIAAYENAIPDDIETATKNLEMVIKKMAKDIRDKYLDPPHTTDFAIMFLPFESIYAEVIRRSSLIDQLRTEFKITVAGPTTLMAILNSLQMGFRTLALQKRSSEVWKVLGTVKKEFENFGGLLEKAQKNIQTGLGQLDDVVGTRTRAINRELRNVEMLPAAESTLEIPEIIIPNDDNNETL from the coding sequence ATGGATGAAAACAATAAAACTAATCGGGAAGAACTTAATAAAAATATGCATCTATTATCCAATTCAAATATTGAGCAGTTGGAAAAAATAAATGTACAAGCTAAAGCAGATTACCAACTCATCAGAGAAACATTGCTTTCTGCCTTCAAAGGATTTCAGGAAACGTTCGATCAAAACATCAGGTCATTCAATGATCTCCAACGAGAAAAATTTGGTCTGATGGATGTCAAACAAAATGAATTGGTAAAAAGCACTGAAACAAAACTGGAGAGCATTCGAGTTACTGTCGAAGAGAAGTTGGAAAAAACCTTAAGTGATCGCTTGGGTCAAAGTTTCGAGACCGTCGGAAAGCAATTGATAGAAGTGCAAAAAGGCTTAGGTGAAATGCAAACGATTGCTACAGATGTTGGCGGTTTAAAAAAAGTGTTGAGCAACGTCAAGTTACGAGGTGGTGTTGGAGAAGTTCAGTTGGCTTTGTTACTAGAACAAATTCTTGCCCCGAGTCAATATGATGCTAATGTAAGAACTAAAAAAGGAAGTAACGACCCTGTTGAGTTTGCCATCAAATTACCTGGACGAAGTGAGGATGAAAGCAGTTTTGTCTATTTGCCCATTGACGCTAAATTTCCAAAAGACACTTATGAACATTTGATTGCAGCCTATGAAAACGCCATACCGGATGACATAGAAACAGCTACCAAAAATTTAGAAATGGTCATAAAAAAAATGGCCAAAGACATTAGAGATAAATATTTGGATCCACCCCATACAACAGACTTCGCCATCATGTTTCTCCCCTTTGAAAGTATTTATGCAGAAGTGATTCGAAGGAGTTCTCTGATAGATCAATTGAGAACTGAATTTAAAATAACCGTAGCAGGGCCTACAACCCTAATGGCCATACTTAATAGCCTACAAATGGGATTCCGAACACTGGCATTACAAAAAAGAAGTAGTGAAGTGTGGAAAGTATTGGGAACCGTCAAAAAAGAATTCGAAAACTTTGGAGGATTGTTAGAAAAAGCTCAAAAAAATATTCAAACCGGGTTGGGACAATTAGATGATGTAGTAGGTACCCGGACGCGAGCAATCAATCGTGAATTAAGGAATGTAGAAATGCTTCCTGCAGCAGAATCAACATTGGAAATACCTGAAATTATCATCCCCAATGATGATAACAATGAAACCTTATGA